The Musa acuminata AAA Group cultivar baxijiao chromosome BXJ3-6, Cavendish_Baxijiao_AAA, whole genome shotgun sequence region CATGATGCGTGTGTTTGATGAAACTTATGCTGCACTCTTGCTTCCTGGAAGACGAGGTTATCTGAGATCTTGAAGGGATCTCCATCAAAGATTGCTATTTCATGTATGGTACCAATCTCGAGCTAACCAATATGTACCGGCCACCAAAATATTCTGTGGTACATGCTGATGGTCCATACCCATCAGATTTTCAAGGATATATTGGCACGACTTGGCACAGCATGAGAACCCATATCAATATCCTATCAGACTTATATGTACTGGCTGGTTAATCTCAGTATAATTTGTCATTAGACTATCGATCCTCAATTGGATTTTCATCAGTTTAGTAACAAACTAGGTTTTATTTCAAGCTACAGAATAAATTGAATAAAAGTCTCTCGCTTGACTAGAATTTTAGATAGAGAAATCTTGAGATATGTGATGATATCAAATTTGATGATACTTTGGGATCCATCCTTAGTTTGCCTACAAGAAGGTTCCAAAAAGTTGTCTCATGTTAGCATATGTTCTTAAACTTTGGCTGAAGTTCAATTCTCTATGTTGTAATTAAAGGTTAACTATCTTACCAAGTAATTCACTAAAAATATTACCTGCAACACGGCTTTGAGCCAGTAATAGCTCTAACTTGGTCAGCAGTACTACTGCCAGACTATTGGAGGGCTAGGCCCCAATTTAGCACTACTAGTATTTTTCAATGAGTGCTTATCATAAATCAAGGTCAAGAAAGTTGGTTTATCTTTATGGATCATGCATGTATTTATGCTGGAAAATATGTTTGTATGTAATATTAGGTATTTCACTGATATGATTTCTTCTTAGCAATTGTATACAATTTTGATGACATTTCCAAATTTGCTAGCTGTCAAACTTGTTGGTTGATCTGGACTTTCTTATCAGTTTCTGGAAAGAAATTCTGGCCTCTGTTTAATGGGATATTTTTACTGTAGGGAGTGCCGGTGATGTTCTGGAAGATGACCCTGTCGGAAGGTTGAAGGTGTTTGTGTATGAGCTACCCAGCAAATACAACAAAAAGATTCTCCATAAGGATCCCAGATGCCTGAATCACATGTTTGCTGCGGAGATCTACATGCATCGATTCTTGCTCTCTAGTCCTGTTCGAACTCTCAATCCTGAAGAAGCTGATTGGTTCTATGCACCGGTGTATACCACCTGTGACCTAACTCCTAGTGGACTCCCCTTGCCCTTCAAATCACCTCGGATGATGAGAAGTGCAATAGAGTTGATTTCCACTAATTGGCCTTACTGGAACAGAACCGAAGGGGCCGACcacttttttgttgttccacatgaTTTTGGAGCATGCTTTCACTATCAGGTGTGAATTTTATAATGGTCAAGAATATTGCGCTTCTCTTTGTAAtgtctttttattttgttatatgTCGACCATTTTCCTGTGATTTAGGAAGAAACAGCAATTGAACGAGGAATCCTTCACTTGCTCAAGCGTGCCACGCTGGTCCAAACCTTTGGGCAAAGAAATCATGTTTGCTTGAAGGATGGTTCCATCACCATTCCTCCATATGCCCCTCCACAGAAAATGCAAACTCACTTGATTCCTCCGGATACTCCTCGCTCAATCTTTGTCTATTTTCGGGGTTTATTTTATGATGTTGGCAATGATCCAGAGGGTGGATATTATGCAAGGTAAGCTTTGATCCTTTTATATTTGTGCATAAATCTGCTATGTGAAGCTTATATCTGGTGCAATTATATTTCTTACTGACTCTGTCATGCAGAGGCGCGAGGGCATCAGTATGGGAGAACTTTAAGAACAATCCACTTTTCGACATCTCTACCGATCACCCTACTACTTATTACGAAGATATGCAGCGGGCTGTTTTCTGCTTGTGCCCATTGGGCTGGGCACCATGGAGCCCTAGATTGGTAGAAGCAGTGGTGTTCGGCTGCATACCTGTTGTCATAGCAGATGATATAGTGCTTCCGTTCGCAGATGCAATACCATGGGAGGAAATTGGTGTGTTTGTGGCTGAGGAGGATGTGCCAAAGTTGGACACAATCCTCACATCAATACCGATAGAGGTAATTCTAAGAAAACAAAGATTGCTTGCTAACCCTTCGATGAAGCAGGCGATGCTGTTCCCGCAACCAGCCCAACCCGGTGATGCTTTCCATCAGATACTGAATGGACTTGCTCGGAAGTTGCCACACGATGAAGGTGTTTTCTTGAAACCAGGTCAGAAAATTCTGAACTGGACCGCTGGTCCTGTAGGTGATCTCAAGCCATGGTAGTGGCAGCTCACAGCCCTCTGTAGTTGCCGCTCCAAGCTGCATGCTTAAGCTTTGTTGCTCTTAATTGCTTGAAGTTTACACCTTGTTTTGTTGCCAAACCATGGCATTATCCATTTTTTGTAGCTTTAGAATGTTAAATACCTGATGCATGGTATGTGTTGTATGACTGAAATATGGTGTTAAGCAGTCAAATAAAAAAGATGGTATGAAGAAACTGTCCAAATGATAATATATCATCATATCCTTTTAGCTTGTCTGGAGATTTTTTGCTTCTTGTGAGTTCATATCAGATGTGAATGGCTTGCTTAAGAAATCTAATGTAATTTTTTAACCAGCAAGACAAGAGAATGGGGATATCACAATTAGAATTGCAAAGGATCTAACAAGCACTCTTCTCCCAACAGCAGTCAAAATAGAGAAGATGCTGCATTGATGCCAGAGAATTACATCAGTGCTTGGCCTTTTACAGATTCCAAGCCATGCAAGAAACCCAAGTCTTCCAGGTGCTTTTGGTGGTCATGTGTGCTAAAATGAACTCAAATTGTAACTTATGCAAACACATTTTGGTTGCTGCTAAAAAGTACAATTAATGTCGTAACTATAATCGACTTTGAGCGGCAAGTAATTTGGAAAATACAATGTTTGTGTTAGATCAGAAACCCTCATATCATGCAAAACACACAAGATGATAGTGGCTTCAGAGAGCAGTAGCAGAAATTTTAATGCTTTGCAGCTTTATAGCAATAAACAAAAATCACTACTCCTCCAatttgatcttcttcttcttcgatttcTCCCTATGAGATCTCTCGGATGTTAATGAATTATTGGTAATCTCACTGTCTGGACCTGAAGCATGGGAAGAACGGTCAGCAGACCTTGCAGATATCTCTGAAGGTGCAGTGCTAGCTGCATGTCTCTTCCTGGACTTCAATGGAGTTTCCATGCTTCTTTCTTCAGGGTTATATACAGAGGTGAAGGTATCATGAGAAGTTCCTTCCGTTCCTAGCAAGCTTCCATGTCTCAGTGGAGTGACAGAAGGACGAGAGATGCTTCTTCGAACTGAACCTGTGAAGTCAACAGTTGTGATGTCAACAGATATGTCACACTCAATAGTGTGTAGATAATGTACAAAGTAAAAACACAACTATTGGAAATTGACTGGATCAAAAATGTGCAATTTGagcaaaatctcaaaaaatcaacatGAAGTGATATACATACCACCCTCAGTTCTCTGACTGCTTAGACTGAATCGAGTCTTCTCCAGTTCACCAGGCTCTGGATAATGAACCAGACAGACTCTGCGAGAAATCTTCCCAACTGAAGAAAGACAGGTTTGGGTGAGAAGATGGTTCTTTAATTTCTGGACCAGGAATGCAGATTTAAGTGAAATGATATTACAAGTTAAATACAACCAAAACAAGAACTGATAAATATGTGACACATGAAGCCACACAATCAGGTTTATGGTCCTTAGTAGCATGCAAGAGTGGCATGCCAATCagcaaatatcacaagttattgtAGGATGGGACAAGATGGAGACAAGGTCACAGTGTTCTGTATATTTGTGAGGCAAGTGGCATGGTGTAACTTGCTTaaaattaatcaatttaaatcTTGATGGTACATGATGAGTAATATTTAATAACAGAGTTCATCAGTTCATCAGATTTTTTCATGGAGTTGATTAAATATCAGTTGTCCTGGAAACAGAGTTGATGATAGCTGATTGCGGAGTTGTGGAAGTCTCCAAGAATATGCATATGACACTATGTTATAGATATTAGTTGTTAAGGATCATGGTACATGCATAAACCATAGATGTAAATGTACACATACACACTGAGAAAACTTTGTACATGCCCAACCACTCGCCTCTAGTTTTATGAAACCCCCCACAAAGTTGCAAATACTACAAACATTCATCAGAAGTTAATGAACTTTTATAGATGCCCTTTTAGctaaaatgcagtttgcatctgtaATTTAATCACTACCAATAGAAATTTCCGTAATTGCCCTTCGTGATCCTAAATTAAGAAAAAGGTACATGATTATGGTATACTGAGCAAAACACTGCCAACTGatagataatattaataataagtcAAGCTAAATCAGCTGCAGTCTACTATACAAAGTTCCACcaattaagaataaaaaattgtaAATTATGAACTGTGGAAAGGAAAACAGAGCAAGAATAAACTTCAAACTAAATAGAACTTTAGGGCACATGTTTTCAAACTGTATCAAATCAAAACCGACATAACGGACTCATTTTTCAAAAGTTGACTAACGTTGGCTGTCGAAGCATAGAAACATCATCTGTCTAATTATGATACCCTTTTCTATTATACTTAAAAGACTAGTCTAATTAGTGAAATTTAGCCACTCTGTGATGTTTCATAAATAGTGAGTGAGATCAAGAAGATATTACTTAGTCAAACTTTGAACATCGATAGGAAGTTAATTTAAAGAATGACATGGAAAGCCAAGAGTAATGCACTAAGAAATCGATTGCCAATCACAAAAGTTTAACTGTGACTGCCTCGTAATTGAACAAGTTCAATTGATCAAGGTAGAAGGACACACAAATTAACCTAATGACAGAGGTTTCTAAACTTATCAAGCCATGTTGacaaatagataaataaataaaaaggctCACAAATATCAACAACAACTGCCAAAAGGAGACCCAGTTAGTGGATTAAGCTGACTCTGCAACCCTTATACACAAATATTTCTATTACTTAGAAATAAACAAATGCAGTCAAAATTTAGAACAAACAAATAGCATAATCATGAATCTTTGAAACAACAAAGTTCGCAGACACATAAATACTAATGAGAAATAAACCTTTCAGACAGCTTGTCGGTTTATTTATTAACCAAAGGGTAACATTTGGCTTAAGTAAACACTGAGAACATCAGACAAGGAGCAGGAATGGCAAAGGTCTAATACACACCTACTTTCGTCTCTGATCCAGAGGGTACAAACACGGTGGCATCCGGCTCATGTGCAGCAAAGCTCACAAAATCATAAGACTTACCTGGAAAATTCAAAAGCTAAAAGATCTCACATAGTGACCTACTGTGTCAAATCACTAATTCTTCCCACATTATCCAACAAAAAAGAGATTTAGATGTAAAAGCTGATAGTAACATATAAAAAACTTATCACCCATCCACCTCAAACTACAAATTCTGTTAAAAAGGGTGCATAGCTGCACTTGTCAGCCCAAGAAAATCTCTATGCCCATAACAAAAGAGTACATCTTACCAGATGCACTCTCGAAGCTGCCAAGCTTCCCATCTCGATTGAGCTTGAGCGTTAGCTCTTTCCCGTCGAAATCAGCAGGTTGTAACTGCATCGTCAACAGCAACAAGACCATATAATGTTAGCTTCAACGAATAAAGAACAGTAACCCAATTAGCACAAAACCAGAACGATCAAGCCAAAGGCACGCGCTTGATTAATGGGCCACTGGATAAGCCAAAGCTCCGTCGAGTCCGTCAACGAGATATCAACCAGAGGAGTCTTCGAGTCTTCTTCGAAATCTGGCCCGGGCTTGTACCTAGAAACCACAGACACACAAAGGTAAAAGAGGAATTGAAGCCACGCCTCAATCAGAAAGAAAAGCTTTTGGAACAATCGGAGGAAAGATCGCACTTAGGGTTATCAGAGCCACAAAATAGCGAGCCTTTTTAGGACAGATAGTTAATGAAGAAGATCGAAACGCGTACCCTTCGTCTTGCATGATGACGGACTTCGATCGCTCGCGTCTGCGGCGCCGCCCGACCTCCACCAGCGAGCGAAAGAGGCTTCGATGTCTGATGAATCCACCGAGGGATTTATCAGGGGACAGGATTTCTAGGTCGGTGGTCCCACTGCCCTCGAACCGGGTTCGACAATCAGAAAGAAAAGCTTTTGGAACAATCGGAGGAAAGATCGCACTTAGGGTTATCAGAGCCACAAAATAGCGAGCCTTTTTAGGACAGATAGTTAATGAAGAAGATCGAAACGCGTACCCTTCGTCTTGCATGATGACGGACTTCGATCGCTCGCGTCTGCGGCGCCGCCCGACCTCCACCAGCGAGCGAAAGAGGCTTCGATGTCTGATGAATCCACCGAGGGATTTATCAGGGGACAGGATTTCTAGGTCGGTGGTCCCACTGCCCTCGAACCGGGTTCGATGATTCGTAAAGCTTTCACGAAGATTTACCGAACCCGACCGAACCGGTTGATCCGAAACAAGTTCGGCTCGAATCAACATGGGTTGAACCGGTTGACCGAATCCAGGTTTACTATCGAACATGATTCCGTACaaatcatcatataatttttttattaaattatgaatATACTGAATTTGTTATAACTCAAAAAAAATAATGTcataataattttagataaaaaaaattaaatttagaaatataaaaattaaattaattaatatccatcaaatgaatcatgtttaaagatagGCTAAAACTATtggtcaaaattattttcaacaacgataaatctttcataaaataaatgacaagatgaaatcaattaattatCACAAACATAAGACACAGTCTTATTCTTACGACGTGCATGCACGTCTTCCTTAATACACCACAAGTTTTGCCTCGCATATATCTTACTACATACTACGTATATTTATAGTAATGGAATCACAACTGAACAAGTCGATCCAGTTGACAGTGGCGAAGTGAGGCTTGTGTCAAAGGATGGCCATTCTGCTTTCAACGGGAAGATATGGCGACGCTGCGCAAGACCACGGTCTCCACAGTGAGGCCAGGACCGAACCCGTAGAGCACCCCCCACTCCAACCCCTCGCCGGTGGTCGCCTTCCCGTCCTCGGCCGACCGTTTCCTCATCTCGTCGAGGATGAACAGCACGCAGGCGCTGTACATGTTCCCGTATTCGGTCATCACCTGCCTCGTCGCCTTTAGCTTTTCCTTCTCCAGCCCCAGCTTGGCCTCCATCGCGTCGAGGATCGCGGATCCACCGGGGTGCACGATCCAGAAGATGGAGTTCCGGTCGCTGATCCCCAACGGCTCGAAGGCCTTCACGAGATTCTGCTCTATGTTCGTGGAAATGATCTTGGGCACGTCCTTGAGCAGATGGAAGGTGAGGCCGACCTCCTTGAGGTGGCCCTCGATGGCGCCGTCGGAGTCGGGGAGGAGGGTCAGGCAGGTGGTTGAGCTCTGGGAATAGTCGGGGTGGTTGTTCTTCGTGATGCGGAAGTAATAGTCGGGGTAGTCAGCCTGGAACACGACGTCGTCCGGGTTCATTATCTAAGAAGTTATTATCATAGGAATAATttatatatctaatttaattattaGTGACATTATAGGTTGAGATAATTATCGTtagatcctataaataggactatgatttatgaaataaagatatatatatatatatatatatatatggaaatatttcataaatatttttagttttaattcttgtttaatataACTATAGttttcttgattgaaaatattctcTTTCAATTATATCGTAATATGCCTCATATCTACTAATTTTACTTTTCCTCGAAGAATCTCTGCGTTTGGCAGATTGATGAGCTGGGATTCTTATGCTTAATATCAGTCAATAAAAGCAATGTCAGAAATATTCTACCTTAACTGCAATCCTTGGTCTTCTGTTCCATGCATGAAGAATGTATTACTGTGAGAAAAGCTGTAATGGCATCGAGAGGACGAAGTGTCGTTCATTTACTCATATCCAGGCAAACTTGCCTTTTCTCTTCTCAAGTTGCAGTTTCGTCGAGTTTATCACCGACCGCTCTTTGCCTATGAGAGGCAGTCTTCTCATCGCTACTTCCATAGGGTTGAAAACGTAGCAGATACGGACCCACGGAGTAGGAAAACACCATCTGTCTGAAACAAGCAGTGATATGAAGCGGATGTATTGCAGCCGTATCAAGTGACGTCGGTACGTATACGTCATGAGATTAGAGCTTTGGATCGTGATATAAATTTCGTCACCGAGCTGCAACACTACAAGAATCAAAAGGAGGTGACTGTGGTTGTCGTCAACTCCGCGCTGTCGTTTGCGGCCTGCCATGGCTTCGAGAGACGAGTTGGTGGCGCAGAAGACTGCAATGGTAATAAAGTTAaaacatttataatatattaataaatataaataataattggtAACAATTGTTGAGATGACCGAGTTGGTCTAATGCAACAAAtttgttttctttattattatacTGGACTGCGTTGCACAGGCCAAACCTTGTCTTAAAGGTTTCGTGGATCCATTGGAGAAGGAGACCGCCAAAAGCATGCTAATTATCATTAGAGAAAGGAAGAGATTtagttatcatttgatgaattattttttctcttattGGGCTTTGATGTATTATGCTCAACCAAAGACAACTTGCAGTCTTATATTTCAGAGTTGAGCCTTGACTGCATTGCACGATGACAAGATGACAAGAGAAAGGTTCCAAGGCAAAAGTACAACGACAAgatgaaatatattaatta contains the following coding sequences:
- the LOC103987270 gene encoding probable glucuronosyltransferase Os01g0926700; amino-acid sequence: MGSGTWILALVVLQSVFDGIYGLEQEVNRRTERISGSAGDVLEDDPVGRLKVFVYELPSKYNKKILHKDPRCLNHMFAAEIYMHRFLLSSPVRTLNPEEADWFYAPVYTTCDLTPSGLPLPFKSPRMMRSAIELISTNWPYWNRTEGADHFFVVPHDFGACFHYQEETAIERGILHLLKRATLVQTFGQRNHVCLKDGSITIPPYAPPQKMQTHLIPPDTPRSIFVYFRGLFYDVGNDPEGGYYARGARASVWENFKNNPLFDISTDHPTTYYEDMQRAVFCLCPLGWAPWSPRLVEAVVFGCIPVVIADDIVLPFADAIPWEEIGVFVAEEDVPKLDTILTSIPIEVILRKQRLLANPSMKQAMLFPQPAQPGDAFHQILNGLARKLPHDEGVFLKPGQKILNWTAGPVGDLKPW
- the LOC103988290 gene encoding mediator-associated protein 2 isoform X2, whose product is MQDEGYKPGPDFEEDSKTPLVDISLTDSTELWLIQWPINQLQPADFDGKELTLKLNRDGKLGSFESASGKSYDFVSFAAHEPDATVFVPSGSETKVVGKISRRVCLVHYPEPGELEKTRFSLSSQRTEGGSVRRSISRPSVTPLRHGSLLGTEGTSHDTFTSVYNPEERSMETPLKSRKRHAASTAPSEISARSADRSSHASGPDSEITNNSLTSERSHREKSKKKKIKLEE
- the LOC103988290 gene encoding mediator-associated protein 2 isoform X1 is translated as MQDEGGTTDLEILSPDKSLGGFIRHRSLFRSLVEVGRRRRRERSKSVIMQDEGYKPGPDFEEDSKTPLVDISLTDSTELWLIQWPINQLQPADFDGKELTLKLNRDGKLGSFESASGKSYDFVSFAAHEPDATVFVPSGSETKVVGKISRRVCLVHYPEPGELEKTRFSLSSQRTEGGSVRRSISRPSVTPLRHGSLLGTEGTSHDTFTSVYNPEERSMETPLKSRKRHAASTAPSEISARSADRSSHASGPDSEITNNSLTSERSHREKSKKKKIKLEE
- the LOC135640769 gene encoding chalcone synthase RJ5-like, which gives rise to MNPDDVVFQADYPDYYFRITKNNHPDYSQSSTTCLTLLPDSDGAIEGHLKEVGLTFHLLKDVPKIISTNIEQNLVKAFEPLGISDRNSIFWIVHPGGSAILDAMEAKLGLEKEKLKATRQVMTEYGNMYSACVLFILDEMRKRSAEDGKATTGEGLEWGVLYGFGPGLTVETVVLRSVAISSR